The genomic DNA GGATGGGGTATTAATTTGTCAATCAGGTATATATTTTAGAGAAGCTTTTGTACACTTATATTTCCCATGGCATGTTTTTAAAAACATCCCTATTACTTTAACTTCGGATGAATTTGAAATTGGGAAAGGAAATATATTTCATCTTCTACATGCTAGAATGCCTAGTCAAGATATTCTATTATTCATCAAGAATTTAAAACAGTACGTGAATAGTTTATATGAAGAACAACCACAATTACATATTTAATACACTCGTGTATAGTTAAGTCTAAAATTTCAATTCAACTAAAAAACCGATTATTTTTGTAGAGGGCCTACAAGTATAATCGGTTTTTTACTCTTATTCTTTTCTTATATTCCTATTTTTAATACCTACGCAACCCTTTCAAAGTCTCCAATATATCCTCTGTAAAGGCTGTACTACCCTCTGTCTCTAAAACTCTAAAATATAAACTTCTTAAGAAAGCTCTAATATTTTGTACTAAAATATCATATTGAGGATGCGGGATGTCTTCAACAATTGCTATACTATGTAACCAGTTGCTCCACTCTTCTTCAGTTAAAAGATTTTGGTTACGTAACGACATAATTGGTGCTACTAATCTCTCATCCTCAAAGTGAATGTATACGTAGTCATGTAAGCGTACCTTCTGGCGAACAGCAGCTAGTATTGCATATGAGAACTCACGATTTTGGATTGTACGTGCTAAAGCATCGAGCGCATCTGCTGCATGTGCAGTAGAGTGTGCCCAGCCTTTTCCTTCTACGTAGCCTCTTACATCTTCTTCTAAATATACATATTCCAGCACTTGTTCTGCCACACTGTACAGTTGTTCTTCAGATAACAATGGTTCTCTTTCATGAACAGATAAAATAAGTGGTGGAATTAATACAGAAAATGCACGTTTAAAGACAGAATCTGTTCCCTTTTCACCAATTTTATAAAATAAATAATCAGGGCTAATTGCTTGCAGCATTAATCCTCGTAATTCTTTTTGTCTAAACACATCATTTGTAATCCATTTGTGAAGCGTACTATAAATTAAATCATCGCGTAATTCAGCATCAGTTGACCCGATATAATCTAACATCCACTGTGCATATGGATAAGCATCTACGTCTTCTGGTACAGCATAATTATTATTTTTAATTTGTAGTAGTTCTTCTTTTAGTTCTAGTACTTCATTCATTATATTTCTTGTCCCCTTTTTGCGTTTTTTATTGTCTTATCCCCTTTTATTTGCTTCATAAAATTAATTTAATTATAACAATAAACAAAAGGCTATACATATATTTCTGATTATGTAATACGCTCATTCATGAAATATAACTTCTGGATTTCCTAAATCACTATTCTGAAATACAACATCCGCACAACTTTTCGGATTATGCTCATCTATATACATCTTACAGGCCGCATGATATCTGTTTAAAAACATTTTCTCAGCTTCTTCATAACTTCCAAAAGCCTCAGTCTCGCGCTTTGCACCACGTTTTCTCGCAATCTCAAAATCTGTATCTACAAAGATTTTGTAATCAAATAAATACTCAACGTCTTTTTTCAATAGAAATGTTCCATCTACTATGAGTACCATATTGGGTTGAGCCATTAACGGCTCATTATGTACAGGAATATCCGTTTTTAAATTATGAGAGATCGTTTCATACTGTAAATTCCCATTAGGTCCTAAAGGTTTTAATAACCTTTCTTTGAAAGCTGTATAATCGTGTGCATCTTCATAATACCCTCTTGCAGATTCTTTACCTTGTGTATAACGAATCACTTTTGAGTTATGAAAATCGTCAATGCTAGCGCACGTTACTGGTAACCCTCGTTTTTTTATTTCTTCCGCTAATTCGTTTGCAAATGTTGTTTTTCCTGATGCTGTAATACCGCTTACTCCAACTCTTGTTGGGTGCGTTAAATTTAACATTAAAATATGATTAGCAATTTCTTTTATAC from Bacillus cereus G9842 includes the following:
- a CDS encoding uridine kinase, encoding MNRKQCIKEIANHILMLNLTHPTRVGVSGITASGKTTFANELAEEIKKRGLPVTCASIDDFHNSKVIRYTQGKESARGYYEDAHDYTAFKERLLKPLGPNGNLQYETISHNLKTDIPVHNEPLMAQPNMVLIVDGTFLLKKDVEYLFDYKIFVDTDFEIARKRGAKRETEAFGSYEEAEKMFLNRYHAACKMYIDEHNPKSCADVVFQNSDLGNPEVIFHE
- a CDS encoding DUF2785 domain-containing protein, with the translated sequence MNEVLELKEELLQIKNNNYAVPEDVDAYPYAQWMLDYIGSTDAELRDDLIYSTLHKWITNDVFRQKELRGLMLQAISPDYLFYKIGEKGTDSVFKRAFSVLIPPLILSVHEREPLLSEEQLYSVAEQVLEYVYLEEDVRGYVEGKGWAHSTAHAADALDALARTIQNREFSYAILAAVRQKVRLHDYVYIHFEDERLVAPIMSLRNQNLLTEEEWSNWLHSIAIVEDIPHPQYDILVQNIRAFLRSLYFRVLETEGSTAFTEDILETLKGLRRY